In Yoonia sp. R2331, the following proteins share a genomic window:
- a CDS encoding alpha/beta fold hydrolase translates to MMWVTFVVLAVVVAWPFMMESRKVRIGRAEREGAPGGFARLPQGVTYHRWFGPTRGPVIVAIHGLTTPSVAFAEMAEGLGALGYRVLTYDLFGRGLSDAPKGAQTEAFFHQQLNDLLTDQEVTDDLTLIGYSMGGSIAATFAAAQPERISRVILLASAGIQANETGFDRFCRTTPFLGDWLFLALGGRRLAAAFDTEHSGSQWPQVAVAQRAELARQGYLPSVLSSRRGMLSDQTEEAHRALGRAGVPVVGVWGDADPVIPLSALGQLTQWNRATMQEVIEGADHALPYSHAQAVVDRLRDVLRERD, encoded by the coding sequence ATGATGTGGGTCACTTTTGTTGTATTGGCCGTTGTCGTGGCCTGGCCCTTCATGATGGAAAGCCGCAAGGTGCGGATCGGGCGCGCCGAACGGGAAGGCGCACCGGGCGGGTTCGCAAGGCTGCCGCAGGGGGTCACCTATCACCGGTGGTTCGGCCCGACACGCGGGCCTGTCATTGTCGCGATCCACGGGCTGACCACGCCATCCGTCGCGTTTGCAGAAATGGCCGAAGGGTTGGGTGCGCTAGGCTATCGGGTTCTGACCTATGATCTTTTTGGGCGCGGCCTGTCAGATGCGCCCAAGGGCGCGCAGACCGAGGCGTTCTTCCACCAACAACTGAATGATTTGTTGACGGATCAAGAGGTTACAGACGACCTGACCCTGATAGGCTATTCCATGGGGGGGTCGATCGCGGCAACATTCGCCGCCGCCCAACCAGAGCGGATATCCCGCGTCATCCTGCTGGCAAGTGCGGGGATTCAGGCCAATGAAACCGGGTTTGACAGGTTTTGCAGGACAACGCCGTTCCTTGGGGATTGGCTGTTTCTGGCTTTAGGTGGCAGGCGGCTCGCAGCTGCATTTGACACCGAACACAGCGGCAGCCAGTGGCCCCAGGTTGCGGTCGCGCAACGGGCCGAGCTGGCGCGTCAAGGCTATCTGCCCAGCGTTCTGTCCAGCCGTCGCGGCATGCTGAGCGACCAGACAGAAGAGGCGCATCGCGCGCTGGGGCGTGCGGGTGTGCCGGTTGTGGGTGTTTGGGGGGATGCTGATCCGGTCATCCCGCTTTCCGCTTTGGGGCAGTTGACCCAGTGGAACCGGGCCACGATGCAAGAAGTGATCGAGGGTGCAGATCATGCCTTGCCTTATAGTCATGCGCAGGCCGTCGTGGACCGCCTGCGCGATGTGTTGCGAGAGCGGGACTAG
- a CDS encoding MFS transporter — MEHKAPLITPVLVAGCLIIMTGFAIRASFGVFQIPIAEEFGWPRAEFSLAIAIQSLAWGIGQPIFGALAEKIGDRRAIILGALFYAAGLLLSAGATTPLAHQFYEVLVGFGVAGTGFGVILAVVGRAASVDNRSMALAIATAAGSAGQVFGAPLAEYLLTLMTWQMVFVCFAGAILAVLAVLPMMRNPAPASKAELTETMGATLTRAFRDPSYTLIFLGFFSCGYQLAFVTAHFPAFVAEACGPIQTGGVLAGLGITTTSALGAIAISLIGLANIAGTLFAGYLGKRYPKKYLLAGIYAGRTVIAAWFIMTPMTPTTVIIFSVVMGSLWLATVPLTSGLVAHLYGLRYMGTLYGIVFFSHQLGSFLGVWLGGRLYDIYGSYTTVWWVGVGVGAFSALVHLPIRERTVPAPA, encoded by the coding sequence ATGGAACATAAAGCGCCCTTGATCACACCGGTGCTGGTTGCTGGCTGTCTGATCATCATGACGGGCTTTGCAATCCGCGCTTCCTTTGGTGTTTTCCAGATTCCCATCGCAGAAGAGTTCGGCTGGCCGCGGGCAGAGTTCAGCCTTGCGATTGCAATCCAGAGCCTGGCCTGGGGGATTGGGCAGCCGATCTTCGGCGCATTGGCTGAAAAGATCGGTGACCGCCGTGCGATCATCCTTGGGGCCCTTTTCTACGCAGCAGGGCTCTTGTTATCTGCCGGAGCCACCACTCCGCTCGCACATCAGTTCTACGAAGTGCTGGTGGGCTTTGGTGTCGCGGGTACAGGTTTTGGCGTCATCCTTGCAGTGGTCGGCCGCGCGGCATCGGTTGACAACCGGTCGATGGCCTTGGCGATTGCCACCGCTGCGGGCTCTGCCGGGCAGGTCTTTGGGGCGCCACTGGCCGAGTATCTGCTGACCCTGATGACATGGCAGATGGTCTTTGTCTGCTTTGCGGGGGCCATTCTGGCAGTGTTGGCGGTGTTGCCAATGATGCGCAACCCGGCCCCCGCCAGCAAGGCAGAGCTGACCGAAACCATGGGCGCCACGTTGACCCGGGCCTTCCGCGACCCGTCATACACGCTGATCTTTCTGGGCTTCTTCTCCTGCGGCTATCAGCTTGCTTTTGTGACGGCCCACTTTCCGGCCTTCGTGGCCGAGGCTTGCGGCCCAATCCAGACAGGCGGCGTTTTGGCGGGGCTTGGGATCACGACGACGAGCGCGCTGGGGGCCATTGCGATTTCACTGATTGGCCTTGCGAACATCGCAGGCACGTTGTTCGCGGGTTATCTTGGCAAGCGATACCCAAAGAAATACTTGCTGGCCGGCATCTACGCTGGCCGCACCGTGATCGCCGCGTGGTTCATCATGACCCCGATGACGCCCACCACGGTGATCATCTTTTCGGTCGTCATGGGCAGCTTGTGGCTGGCCACGGTGCCGCTGACCTCTGGCCTTGTGGCGCACCTTTATGGGCTGCGGTATATGGGCACCCTTTACGGGATCGTGTTCTTCAGCCACCAGTTGGGGTCGTTTCTTGGTGTCTGGCTCGGCGGGCGGCTCTACGACATCTACGGCAGCTATACGACCGTGTGGTGGGTCGGCGTAGGTGTCGGCGCATTCAGCGCGCTGGTTCACCTACCAATTCGCGAACGCACCGTTCCGGCACCTGCTTAG
- a CDS encoding diguanylate cyclase, producing the protein MANLLSTLTIFLQPIALTVSLVYAYGAIGRWRRTERVRNLSLGVLFGIGTVISMHAPLTLAEGMIFDLRNLMVGVAFAFLGPLAGAITLVFGVATRLLIGGPGAMIGIIAMSVSAGMALIWFLNQRNKTNYSHTALGLLGVMISAHILVGLFLPPPFRDVFLRDLAPIILVANIVCTWGLGKMIMREHLLRTELSDLRTAAETDPLTNLLNRRSLVKMVDRLHLSVAERDGSVLLYFDIDRFKAINDQFGHLIGDKVLQFISQRVKSCLRPEDIFARLGGDEFVVVLPNVTPGIAEIVAERCRHAVCREPIVIDGVLIDASISMGATYCDRPTNFDTLLRAADDALYAAKDDGRNRISLDASFANVKAQAA; encoded by the coding sequence ATGGCGAACCTTCTTTCCACACTGACGATATTCCTACAACCGATCGCGCTGACAGTGTCGCTGGTCTATGCTTACGGGGCCATCGGACGATGGCGCCGCACCGAACGGGTCCGAAACCTGTCGCTGGGTGTCTTGTTCGGGATTGGCACTGTCATTTCAATGCATGCGCCGCTTACCCTAGCAGAAGGGATGATCTTTGATCTGCGCAACCTGATGGTGGGGGTGGCTTTTGCCTTTCTGGGCCCGCTCGCCGGGGCCATCACACTGGTCTTTGGTGTCGCCACGCGACTTTTGATCGGTGGTCCGGGGGCGATGATCGGTATTATCGCGATGTCCGTCAGTGCCGGGATGGCGCTGATCTGGTTCCTAAACCAGCGAAACAAAACAAACTATAGCCATACAGCGCTTGGGCTTTTGGGGGTTATGATCTCTGCACATATTTTGGTGGGGTTGTTCCTGCCGCCGCCCTTCCGGGATGTCTTTTTGCGTGATTTGGCCCCCATTATTCTGGTGGCAAACATTGTTTGCACCTGGGGCCTGGGCAAGATGATCATGCGTGAACACCTGCTGCGGACAGAGCTTTCTGATCTACGCACTGCCGCTGAAACAGATCCGCTGACCAATCTTCTGAACCGCCGTAGCCTCGTCAAAATGGTCGACCGCTTACACCTGTCCGTCGCGGAACGCGATGGCAGCGTGTTGCTCTATTTCGACATTGATAGATTCAAGGCCATCAATGATCAGTTTGGTCACCTGATCGGCGACAAGGTTCTGCAATTCATCAGCCAGCGGGTAAAGTCATGCCTGCGCCCCGAAGACATCTTTGCGCGGCTTGGAGGGGACGAATTTGTCGTGGTTCTGCCAAACGTCACACCCGGCATCGCCGAGATCGTGGCAGAACGGTGCCGTCATGCAGTCTGTCGGGAACCTATCGTGATCGACGGGGTCTTGATCGATGCATCCATCAGCATGGGTGCCACATACTGCGACCGACCGACCAATTTTGACACGCTGCTACGTGCCGCTGACGACGCACTTTATGCGGCCAAGGACGATGGTCGCAATCGGATTTCACTCGACGCCAGCTTTGCCAACGTCAAGGCGCAGGCGGCCTAG